Part of the Natrinema caseinilyticum genome is shown below.
TCCGGTCCGGTCTCCGCAGTTCAGACACACCGTCAGTTTCGCCTCGCGGTCGTCCGCCCACTCGATCGTGTGAGGCGTTCGCTCACCGCAGGTTTCGCAGTCGCGCAACAGGTCGAGTCCGCCCCCGTCCTGTGGAGCACCGAGGGCGAGCGCTTCGACTCGATTGTCCCCAGTGTTCGTTCCCTGTTGGTACTCTCCCGGTGCGAACCGGATCGCCTCTCCCGATTCGACAACGGTCTCCCCCTCCTCCGTTTCGAAAGTCACCGTCCCCGAAGTGACGATGAACACCTCCTCCTGTGCGTCGTGGGCGTGGTATCCGTATGCGAAGCTATCGCCGGGCACGAGTTCGTAGTAGTTGATCGCGACGTTCGACGCGTTCAGTGCGCCGGTGAGTGGTCGGCAGACGGTCGCCGAGTCGATTCGCCGGTCGATGTCGGTGATCGTGACTATGTTCACGGTCGAAGGATCGGGAGCCATCGTCATATACTCGAAGGGCGGACCACAGCCGAGGATCGGCCGGAGCGCGAGACGCTCGTTGTCGCGTCGCTCCCGGTCTCAGTACCG
Proteins encoded:
- a CDS encoding cupin domain-containing protein, which translates into the protein MTMAPDPSTVNIVTITDIDRRIDSATVCRPLTGALNASNVAINYYELVPGDSFAYGYHAHDAQEEVFIVTSGTVTFETEEGETVVESGEAIRFAPGEYQQGTNTGDNRVEALALGAPQDGGGLDLLRDCETCGERTPHTIEWADDREAKLTVCLNCGDRTGRYD